A single genomic interval of Lacrimispora sphenoides JCM 1415 harbors:
- a CDS encoding GNAT family N-acetyltransferase, whose protein sequence is MNMDIAVSYEIPNAQEYNNLRIISGLSPKDEAASEAGLKNSIFIVTLRDSDKLIGMGRVIGDKGCFYHIVDIAVAPSYQGNGLGKLIMSEINTYLENNIPKNSYVSLIADVPADELYKKFGFEYSAPKSAGMVKKM, encoded by the coding sequence ATGAATATGGATATTGCTGTTTCGTATGAAATTCCAAATGCACAGGAATATAATAATTTACGAATAATTTCTGGATTGAGTCCAAAAGATGAAGCGGCATCAGAAGCAGGATTGAAAAATTCTATCTTTATTGTTACTTTAAGGGACTCTGATAAACTAATTGGCATGGGAAGAGTTATAGGGGATAAAGGATGCTTTTATCATATTGTAGATATTGCTGTTGCCCCCTCATACCAGGGAAATGGACTAGGTAAACTGATTATGTCAGAAATAAATACATACCTGGAGAATAACATTCCGAAAAATTCTTATGTTAGTCTGATTGCTGATGTTCCGGCAGATGAACTATATAAAAAATTTGGATTTGAATATTCGGCTCCAAAGTCTGCTGGCATGGTGAAAAAAATGTAA
- a CDS encoding CPCC family cysteine-rich protein, whose translation MASKYKCPCCDYYTYPVPTKEAVGFICPVCFWENDVFISTENESSDCNHGLTILEGRSNYKKYGACEKTMISNVRSPKECEITGTK comes from the coding sequence TTGGCATCGAAATATAAATGCCCATGCTGCGATTATTATACATATCCTGTTCCTACAAAAGAGGCTGTTGGTTTCATTTGCCCTGTATGTTTCTGGGAAAATGATGTTTTTATTTCTACGGAAAATGAGTCAAGTGATTGTAATCATGGATTAACAATTCTGGAAGGGCGCAGCAATTATAAAAAATATGGTGCTTGTGAGAAGACGATGATATCAAATGTCCGTTCTCCGAAAGAATGCGAGATAACAGGTACAAAATAG
- a CDS encoding cytochrome P450: protein MEVKERIVQDKGLDHTLKLLEEGYLFIKNRMDLYKCNIFETHIMGEKAICISGEEACKIFYNEELFQRKGAMPKRIQKTLFGVNAIQGMDNKAHIQRKLLFMSLMTEVHQKELAEFFEKEMEASVHKWADMEEVVLFHEAKNVICKIACYWTGVPLPESDVESRADDFCAMVDGLGGVGPRYWKGKTARNRTEEWIRGIIDDVRQEKLIVKDDSALHLMAFHREPDGSQMELQMAAKELINVIRPIVAISTYITFTALAMYEHPECHEELMRGDNNYFEMFVQEVRRYYPFTPFLGARVHKDFVWNQYEFKKGVLVLLDVYGMNHDSKIWSNPDEFRPERFKEQKDRTFSFIPQGGGDPGKGHRCPGEGITIEMMKASLNFLVNKVDFEVPEQDLNYSLSRIPTLPESGFIMKNIRKKL, encoded by the coding sequence ATGGAAGTTAAAGAGAGAATTGTACAGGATAAAGGCTTAGATCACACACTTAAATTATTGGAAGAAGGATATCTTTTTATCAAAAATAGAATGGATCTTTATAAATGCAATATTTTTGAAACCCATATCATGGGAGAAAAAGCAATTTGCATTAGTGGAGAAGAAGCATGTAAGATTTTTTATAATGAAGAGCTATTTCAACGAAAAGGTGCAATGCCAAAGAGAATACAAAAAACACTGTTTGGAGTTAATGCCATTCAGGGGATGGATAATAAAGCACATATTCAGCGAAAACTATTATTTATGTCGTTAATGACTGAGGTTCATCAAAAGGAACTTGCGGAGTTTTTTGAGAAAGAAATGGAAGCTTCCGTTCATAAATGGGCGGATATGGAAGAAGTTGTACTATTTCACGAAGCTAAAAATGTTATTTGCAAGATAGCGTGTTACTGGACCGGAGTTCCATTGCCGGAATCTGATGTAGAAAGCAGGGCAGATGATTTTTGCGCAATGGTTGATGGACTGGGCGGAGTTGGACCCAGATACTGGAAAGGAAAGACGGCACGGAACAGAACCGAGGAATGGATAAGAGGAATCATAGACGATGTGAGACAAGAGAAGCTGATAGTTAAAGATGATTCCGCACTTCATTTAATGGCTTTTCACAGAGAGCCTGATGGCAGCCAAATGGAGTTGCAGATGGCGGCAAAAGAGCTTATTAACGTAATAAGACCAATTGTCGCTATTTCAACATACATTACTTTTACAGCTTTAGCAATGTATGAACATCCTGAGTGTCATGAAGAACTGATGCGTGGTGATAACAATTATTTTGAAATGTTTGTACAGGAAGTTCGCCGATACTATCCGTTTACCCCATTTTTAGGAGCAAGGGTACACAAGGACTTTGTATGGAATCAGTATGAATTTAAAAAGGGAGTACTTGTACTGCTTGATGTTTATGGGATGAATCATGATTCTAAAATATGGAGTAATCCTGATGAATTTCGGCCGGAGCGCTTTAAAGAACAAAAGGACCGGACATTTAGTTTTATCCCTCAAGGCGGTGGTGATCCAGGAAAGGGGCATCGCTGTCCTGGTGAAGGTATTACGATTGAAATGATGAAAGCGAGTTTAAACTTTCTTGTTAACAAAGTTGACTTTGAAGTTCCAGAACAAGACTTAAACTACAGCCTTTCAAGAATACCCACTTTACCTGAAAGCGGATTTATCATGAAAAACATTAGAAAGAAATTGTAA
- a CDS encoding WYL domain-containing protein, translating into MELFSEIYNCYYQVVARILEEASQAPISPAEMTRIAEKYGYDESVLTIIPHLLDGDWALLTPDDSGKNFASRLSQPVRFPLTSLQKSWLKTLLEDERIGLFFTDEQLELLQRLLKDTAPLYVPSAFQYFDHYQDRDVINSSFRRHFQLILKAIEQHQTLKISYYSVKGRLMEFTYLPCRIEYSAKDGKFRLCALYRRRIGWRMDILHIGRILKIEETGYYIEEPVDMDRFTEDALCEEPIVMEISDERNALERTMLHFSCYQKKVERVDETGKYRCSIYYDKTRETELLIQVLAFGPVVRVLGPASFLNQIKERVSRQQKLILSF; encoded by the coding sequence ATGGAACTCTTTTCAGAAATATATAATTGTTATTATCAGGTTGTTGCCAGAATATTGGAGGAAGCATCCCAGGCACCGATCAGTCCGGCCGAAATGACTAGAATTGCCGAGAAATATGGTTACGATGAAAGCGTGCTTACGATCATTCCTCATCTGCTTGATGGCGACTGGGCTTTGCTTACACCGGACGACAGTGGTAAGAATTTTGCTTCCCGATTGTCGCAGCCAGTCCGCTTTCCACTTACCTCGCTTCAAAAATCCTGGCTGAAGACACTGCTAGAAGATGAACGGATCGGCCTGTTTTTCACTGACGAACAGTTGGAACTGCTCCAGCGGCTATTGAAAGATACCGCCCCACTGTATGTTCCATCCGCTTTTCAATACTTTGATCACTATCAGGATCGGGATGTGATTAACTCCTCGTTTCGGCGGCACTTTCAGCTGATTCTGAAAGCAATAGAACAACACCAGACACTTAAAATCTCCTATTACTCGGTTAAGGGACGACTGATGGAGTTTACCTATCTACCCTGCAGGATTGAATATTCCGCCAAAGACGGCAAGTTCCGGCTCTGCGCCCTTTATCGCCGACGAATTGGCTGGCGCATGGATATTTTACATATCGGACGAATATTAAAGATAGAAGAAACAGGATATTATATCGAAGAGCCGGTTGATATGGACCGATTTACAGAAGATGCTCTCTGTGAGGAACCGATTGTTATGGAAATTTCAGATGAGCGAAATGCTCTGGAAAGAACCATGCTTCATTTTTCCTGTTATCAGAAAAAGGTTGAAAGAGTAGATGAAACAGGTAAGTATCGCTGTTCCATCTATTATGATAAAACCAGGGAAACCGAACTGTTAATTCAGGTGCTGGCCTTTGGCCCAGTGGTACGGGTACTAGGACCGGCTTCGTTTCTGAATCAGATCAAGGAGCGGGTTAGTCGGCAGCAAAAACTGATCTTATCCTTTTAG
- a CDS encoding WYL domain-containing protein — protein MNILKQEYKTMAEFNELIKHFNKVRTYVRDFYVYGFKSRMDYPESGRRTYDNERRRIESWFADYIQYDYDSSHKKSVAITMDSNRIDSNPLFNVWKTKSFTNNDIMLHFFLLDMMQDGESRNVDTINDELMERYQVLFEVQTVRKKLMEYEQNGLFMVKKEGRQHLYTAYPDWLTNHPDLYNGLKEAASYFQTAAPFGFVGSTILDSLRCQNDHFRFRHDYLAHTLEDEVLLPMLTAIKEKQQISIQIKHIRSGHINKFECVPLKIRVSTQTGRRYVCVRRLANGRLSTYRLDSVQSVSPLKSEPDYDRYLTGYEKNSRYTWGVSFGCRREPERVCMQISLDEMTEGYLINRLNREGRQGQLKRIQPDIYEYTIECWDSAEMIPWIRTFTGRILNFTCSNKQVELRFWHDMKRMQKMYAEETSETMSLGGQ, from the coding sequence ATGAATATATTGAAGCAGGAGTACAAAACCATGGCGGAATTCAACGAACTGATCAAACATTTTAATAAAGTACGTACTTATGTACGGGATTTCTATGTCTATGGTTTCAAATCGCGGATGGATTATCCGGAATCCGGCCGGCGAACTTACGACAATGAGCGGCGACGGATTGAAAGTTGGTTTGCTGATTATATTCAGTACGACTATGATTCCAGCCATAAAAAATCGGTTGCCATCACTATGGACAGCAACCGGATCGACAGTAATCCGTTATTTAATGTATGGAAAACCAAAAGCTTTACAAATAATGATATTATGCTGCACTTTTTTTTGCTGGATATGATGCAGGATGGGGAATCCCGCAATGTGGATACCATAAACGATGAATTGATGGAACGTTATCAGGTTCTGTTTGAAGTACAGACGGTTCGTAAGAAACTAATGGAATATGAGCAGAACGGGCTGTTTATGGTTAAAAAAGAAGGCCGGCAGCATTTATATACGGCATACCCGGATTGGCTGACCAACCATCCGGATTTATATAATGGCCTCAAAGAAGCAGCTTCTTATTTTCAGACCGCCGCCCCATTTGGTTTTGTCGGAAGTACCATCCTGGATTCACTCCGGTGCCAGAATGATCATTTTCGGTTTCGCCACGATTATCTGGCACATACCCTGGAGGATGAGGTGCTGCTGCCAATGCTTACTGCCATTAAAGAAAAACAGCAAATTTCAATACAGATCAAGCATATCAGAAGCGGGCATATAAATAAGTTTGAGTGTGTTCCGCTAAAAATCCGGGTCAGTACCCAGACCGGCCGCCGCTACGTGTGTGTCCGTAGGCTGGCAAACGGGCGTCTATCGACTTACCGGCTGGACAGCGTTCAGAGTGTTTCACCGCTTAAATCAGAACCGGATTATGACCGATATTTAACCGGCTATGAGAAGAACAGCCGCTATACCTGGGGTGTTTCCTTTGGATGCCGCCGGGAGCCAGAACGAGTTTGCATGCAGATAAGCCTGGATGAAATGACGGAAGGCTATTTGATCAACAGGCTTAATCGGGAAGGCCGCCAGGGCCAGCTGAAACGAATCCAGCCAGATATCTACGAATATACGATTGAGTGTTGGGACAGTGCTGAGATGATTCCCTGGATTAGAACTTTTACCGGACGCATTCTTAATTTTACCTGTTCAAATAAGCAGGTAGAACTACGTTTCTGGCATGATATGAAGCGAATGCAAAAGATGTATGCTGAGGAAACCAGCGAAACCATGTCTTTAGGAGGACAGTAA
- a CDS encoding RtcB family protein, which produces MFVIYNERTRKPIKVWLENIDQIEESCLEQAYHLADLPFVHKWVCLMPDTHTGMGMPIGGVLATSGVIIPNAVGVDIGCGMNFVSTNIKAATLKEVMTGNGTLVQTIIADIMRNVPVGFKSHKEKQLSQVLDQALTRVEQYQSNPDLFPLIESAYYQVGTLGGGNHFIELQEDQDGYLGIMLHSGSRHFGKSICDAYHKKARALNTTWYSQVPDEYRLAFLPVDSKEGQEYITWMNLAMDYAFENRARMMEHVKNIVASKIQKYLNQEVLFGHEINCHHNYAALENHYDKNVWVHRKGATRVRNGELAVIPGAMGSYSYVVKGKGNEESFCTSSHGAGRAYSRKGAMAAFSCEEVLNDLKEQGIVLGKTKKADVAEESRFAYKDIQTVMENQTDLVEIVSQLKTVAVVKG; this is translated from the coding sequence ATGTTTGTTATTTATAATGAAAGAACAAGAAAGCCGATCAAGGTCTGGCTGGAAAATATAGATCAGATAGAAGAAAGCTGTTTGGAGCAGGCGTATCACCTGGCCGATCTGCCATTTGTACATAAGTGGGTATGCCTGATGCCGGATACGCATACCGGCATGGGAATGCCCATCGGTGGCGTGCTAGCCACCAGCGGCGTCATTATTCCCAACGCAGTTGGCGTGGATATCGGCTGCGGAATGAACTTTGTCTCTACCAATATTAAGGCTGCCACGCTTAAAGAAGTAATGACAGGTAACGGCACGTTGGTGCAGACTATCATCGCAGATATTATGCGAAATGTTCCTGTGGGTTTTAAATCCCATAAAGAAAAACAGCTATCCCAGGTACTGGATCAAGCTCTTACTCGGGTGGAACAATACCAAAGCAACCCGGATCTGTTTCCTTTGATTGAATCTGCTTATTACCAGGTAGGCACCCTGGGCGGTGGAAATCATTTTATTGAACTGCAGGAAGATCAGGATGGCTACTTAGGAATTATGTTACATTCCGGCAGCCGCCATTTTGGCAAGAGCATCTGTGATGCTTACCATAAGAAAGCCAGAGCCTTGAATACGACATGGTATTCACAGGTGCCCGATGAATATCGGCTTGCGTTTCTGCCGGTTGATTCAAAGGAAGGGCAGGAATACATTACATGGATGAATCTGGCTATGGACTATGCCTTTGAAAATCGGGCCCGGATGATGGAACACGTGAAAAATATTGTTGCCTCTAAAATTCAGAAGTATTTAAACCAGGAGGTTTTGTTTGGTCACGAGATTAACTGCCATCATAACTATGCAGCTTTGGAAAATCACTATGATAAAAATGTCTGGGTACACCGCAAAGGTGCCACCAGAGTCCGAAATGGGGAACTGGCAGTAATTCCTGGTGCAATGGGATCCTACAGCTATGTGGTCAAAGGAAAGGGAAATGAAGAGAGTTTTTGTACATCTTCCCACGGTGCTGGCCGGGCTTATTCCCGTAAGGGCGCAATGGCTGCCTTTAGCTGTGAAGAGGTCTTAAATGATCTGAAAGAACAGGGGATTGTCCTGGGTAAAACGAAAAAGGCAGATGTGGCAGAAGAAAGCCGATTTGCTTACAAAGATATTCAGACTGTGATGGAAAATCAGACCGATTTGGTTGAGATTGTCTCTCAGCTAAAGACCGTCGCAGTGGTAAAAGGGTAA
- a CDS encoding slipin family protein has protein sequence MKYIINQNQCGFLMKDGIFIKTLYCGKYWYPGMLGYQVVIEKMEGSVGFGTLPVEVLLQDQTFADKVLHIKIPEGHIGILRLNGVVQQVLTDPVYLYWNNWNRYDYELLDMREPKMKAEITKSCLAHIPLKYYKKIEIKTGETGVLYFDNQMVGELAAGTYFYWTYAKDVVCQVVDLRARSLEINGQEILTADRIGIRVNLLCTYRVTQVKRMLETIKNQETQIYACVQLVVREFIGKYRLDEILEQKEEISCFICTQLKEMQDEYCIEFLTVGIKDIILPGEIREIMNTVLIAERKAQANVITRREEVASTRSLLNTAKLMDENKTLYKLKELECLERICMQVGNINIAGSGALLEQLRELMGGYV, from the coding sequence ATGAAATATATAATTAATCAGAACCAGTGCGGTTTTTTAATGAAGGATGGTATTTTTATCAAAACCTTATACTGCGGAAAATACTGGTACCCGGGAATGCTCGGTTATCAAGTTGTAATAGAAAAAATGGAAGGTTCCGTCGGTTTTGGCACATTGCCTGTAGAGGTATTATTGCAGGATCAAACATTTGCTGATAAAGTTTTACATATCAAGATCCCCGAGGGACACATCGGCATTCTGCGATTAAATGGTGTGGTTCAGCAGGTGCTGACCGATCCGGTATATTTGTATTGGAACAATTGGAATCGATATGATTATGAACTGTTGGATATGAGAGAGCCGAAAATGAAGGCGGAGATCACCAAATCCTGCCTGGCACATATTCCGTTAAAATATTATAAGAAAATTGAGATTAAAACGGGCGAAACAGGTGTTTTGTATTTTGACAATCAGATGGTGGGCGAATTAGCGGCCGGTACCTACTTTTATTGGACTTATGCCAAAGACGTAGTATGCCAGGTAGTTGATTTAAGAGCAAGATCCTTAGAGATCAACGGCCAGGAAATCCTGACAGCCGACCGAATCGGTATCAGAGTCAATCTGTTATGTACTTACCGGGTCACTCAGGTGAAAAGAATGCTTGAGACCATTAAGAATCAAGAAACTCAGATATATGCCTGCGTGCAGTTGGTGGTCAGAGAATTTATCGGCAAATATCGGTTGGATGAGATTCTGGAGCAAAAAGAAGAAATCTCCTGTTTTATCTGCACACAGCTGAAAGAAATGCAGGATGAATACTGCATCGAATTTTTGACTGTAGGGATTAAGGATATTATCTTACCGGGAGAGATCCGGGAGATTATGAATACTGTGCTGATCGCCGAGCGGAAAGCTCAGGCCAATGTTATCACCAGAAGAGAGGAAGTGGCTTCCACTCGGTCACTTCTGAATACGGCAAAGCTAATGGATGAGAATAAAACGCTGTATAAATTAAAGGAGTTAGAGTGTCTGGAACGAATCTGCATGCAGGTCGGCAATATCAACATAGCCGGCAGCGGCGCACTGCTTGAGCAGCTGCGGGAGCTGATGGGCGGATACGTATAA
- a CDS encoding response regulator transcription factor: protein MEKILIIEDDTAIAAIERDYLEIHNFEVEIATNGNIGLEKALQGCYDLILLDLMLPGIDGFTICRKLRETLDIPILMVTARWEDIDKIRGLGLGADDYIEKPFSPSVLVARVKAHLAQYARLKKSDRTAPIQITFGNIRINTDTRRVYVNDIEIELKNKEYELLLFMALNEDVVFNRETLYERIWGMEAMGDNATVAVHINRLRDKIEEDPGNPRYIQTVRGAGYRLKA from the coding sequence ATGGAGAAAATACTGATTATAGAAGATGATACAGCAATCGCAGCAATTGAGCGAGATTACCTTGAAATCCATAATTTTGAGGTGGAAATTGCGACGAATGGAAATATCGGTTTGGAAAAAGCATTACAGGGCTGCTACGATCTGATCCTGCTTGATCTTATGCTTCCCGGTATTGACGGTTTTACCATCTGCCGCAAGCTGCGGGAGACACTGGACATTCCTATCCTGATGGTCACGGCCCGTTGGGAGGATATTGATAAGATACGCGGACTCGGACTTGGCGCAGATGACTACATTGAGAAGCCTTTTTCTCCCAGTGTGCTGGTAGCACGGGTTAAGGCGCACCTGGCTCAATATGCCAGATTGAAGAAATCGGATAGGACCGCGCCGATACAGATTACCTTTGGCAATATCCGCATCAACACCGATACTCGCAGAGTCTATGTAAATGACATTGAAATCGAACTGAAAAACAAGGAATATGAGCTTTTACTGTTTATGGCACTCAACGAAGATGTGGTCTTTAACCGGGAAACGCTTTACGAGCGTATCTGGGGTATGGAGGCCATGGGCGATAATGCCACTGTCGCCGTCCACATCAACCGTCTGAGGGACAAAATAGAGGAAGATCCAGGCAACCCCCGGTATATCCAGACGGTGCGGGGTGCGGGGTATCGGCTTAAGGCGTAA
- a CDS encoding sensor histidine kinase, which produces MKIKAIFYKNITIKKRLVISNILMIIVPVVITSFIGIVCAGILWFVVTSGSGLGFNDSEDFYKASRGISMIVEKSLKKEKNANLAEDLAGISRILDRNSIALSVDSSGKTLYQYGSATDADRILMEAEAILGGKGFVSNGNRELYVQQVENNGAVYRIAIFASPSKLSYRILKVVLVIQAVILLIAILFSILLTNRFLTKFVFQKIEQPLNILSDGVRQISDGNLEHRIVYDCQDEFAPICADFNEMAARLKASVELTDQHEQSRKELLAGISHDLRSPLTSIQAYVEGLLDGIAKTPENQKGYLEIIKSKAEDIDRMLSKIFLFSKMELGEYPDNPELLRLDDEVRQFLRALGTEYEEKGLVLSANALVPAAVLADPDQLRRVMTNIMENSAKYKTKDKGTLTISLWEENGGYCLSLCDDGPGVPNEALSHLFEVFYRSDPSRQDPHRGSGLGLAIAANAIQRMNGTIDAKAGKNGGLELVIWLPKAEE; this is translated from the coding sequence ATGAAAATAAAAGCAATATTTTATAAAAATATAACAATAAAAAAACGGCTTGTTATTTCCAATATTCTGATGATCATTGTACCAGTAGTAATCACTTCATTTATTGGAATTGTTTGTGCTGGCATTCTCTGGTTTGTCGTCACATCTGGCTCGGGTCTTGGTTTTAATGACAGCGAAGACTTTTATAAGGCCAGCCGGGGCATTTCCATGATCGTCGAGAAATCACTGAAAAAAGAAAAGAACGCAAACCTTGCGGAGGATCTGGCTGGGATCAGCAGGATACTGGACAGAAACTCCATAGCGTTATCTGTGGATTCTTCCGGTAAAACTCTCTATCAGTATGGGAGTGCAACCGATGCAGATAGAATTCTGATGGAAGCTGAAGCGATATTGGGAGGAAAAGGCTTTGTTTCCAACGGGAATCGTGAGCTATATGTTCAGCAAGTCGAAAATAATGGCGCCGTTTACCGCATCGCCATTTTTGCCAGCCCTTCAAAGCTATCCTATCGTATCCTGAAAGTTGTCCTTGTAATACAGGCGGTTATTCTTTTGATTGCCATACTCTTCTCTATCCTGCTTACTAACCGATTTCTTACGAAGTTTGTGTTCCAGAAAATCGAACAGCCGCTGAACATTCTTTCTGACGGCGTAAGACAGATCAGCGATGGAAATTTAGAGCACCGCATTGTATATGATTGTCAAGACGAGTTCGCACCTATTTGTGCCGATTTCAATGAAATGGCCGCCCGGCTCAAAGCCTCGGTAGAGCTGACTGACCAGCATGAGCAAAGCCGCAAGGAATTGCTGGCCGGTATCTCCCATGACCTGCGCAGTCCATTGACTTCTATACAGGCTTATGTGGAAGGGCTTCTGGATGGTATTGCCAAAACACCGGAAAACCAAAAAGGATATTTAGAAATCATCAAAAGCAAAGCAGAAGACATTGACCGTATGCTGTCCAAGATTTTCCTGTTCTCCAAGATGGAGCTTGGTGAATACCCAGATAACCCGGAGCTCCTACGGCTTGACGATGAAGTACGGCAGTTCCTACGGGCATTAGGGACAGAGTATGAGGAAAAGGGACTGGTTTTATCCGCCAATGCTCTTGTCCCGGCTGCGGTGTTGGCTGACCCGGACCAGCTTCGGCGTGTGATGACCAACATTATGGAGAACAGCGCCAAGTATAAAACGAAGGATAAAGGTACTCTGACCATCTCCCTGTGGGAAGAAAACGGCGGATACTGCCTTTCCCTTTGTGACGATGGACCAGGTGTTCCAAACGAAGCACTGTCCCACCTGTTCGAAGTGTTTTATCGCAGCGATCCTTCCCGGCAGGATCCTCATCGCGGAAGCGGTCTTGGTCTTGCGATCGCCGCCAATGCGATACAACGCATGAATGGAACGATTGACGCAAAAGCTGGCAAAAACGGTGGTTTGGAACTTGTAATTTGGCTGCCAAAAGCGGAGGAATAA